In a single window of the Odocoileus virginianus isolate 20LAN1187 ecotype Illinois unplaced genomic scaffold, Ovbor_1.2 Unplaced_Scaffold_13, whole genome shotgun sequence genome:
- the PRRG3 gene encoding transmembrane gamma-carboxyglutamic acid protein 3 gives MAVFLEAKNAHSVLKRFPRANEFLEELRQGTIERECMEEVCSYEEVKEVFEDKEKTMEFWKGYPNAVYSVRDPAQSSDAMYVVVPLLGVALLIVIALFIIWRCQLQKATRHHPSYAQNRYLASRAGHSLPRVMVYRGTVHSQGEASGHRETGSHPQVVLGPSRGGRTTVRLESTLYLPELSLSRLSSATPPPSYEEVTAPQESSSEEASVSYSDPPPKYEEIVAANPGSDK, from the exons ATGGCAG TGTTTCTGGAGGCCAAGAATGCCCATTCGGTTCTGAAACGCTTCCCTCGTGCCAATGAGTTCCTGGAGGAGCTGCGCCAGGGCACCATCGAGCGGGAGTGCATGGAAGAGGTCTGCAGCTACGAGGAGGTCAAGGAGGTTTTCGAGGACAAGGAGAAAACG ATGGAGTTCTGGAAGGGGTACCCAAATGCGGTCTACTCAGTCCGAGACCCTGCACAGAGCTCAGATGCCATGTACGTGGTGGTGCCCCTTCTGGGGGTAGCGTTGCTGATCGTCATCGCCTTGTTCATCATCTGGAGGTGCCAGCTGCAGAAAGCCACCCGTCATCACCCCTCATATGCTCAGAACCGGTACCTAGCGAGTCGCGCAGGGCACAGCCTCCCCCGGGTCATGGTGTACCGGGGCACGGTGCATAGCCAGGGAGAGGCCTCTGGGCATCGGGAGACAGGGAGCCACCCACAGGTGGTGCTGGGGCCCAGTCGGGGGGGCAGAACCACCGTCCGGCTTGAGAGCACCCTCTACCTTCCCGAGCTGTCTCTCTCCAGACTGTCCAGCGCCACTCCTCCCCCGTCCTATGAGGAGGTGACAGCTCCCCAGGAGAGCAGCAGCGAGGAGGCAAGCGTGTCTTACAGTGACCCACCCCCGAAGTATGAGGAGATCGTGGCGGCCAACCCCGGCTCAGACAAGTAG